ATTCGTCTACATGGTACTCTTTTTACTCGTCAGCTTCTGGTCGTTTGTCCAGAGAGACGTAAAAGCATAATGAAGACGCTCGAAGAAATGGCTATTTCTTCGAGTGTTTTTTTCTCGGAATAAAAGAAAGAAGGAGTATTGTCCTGGGAATTTCCTGGGTCTAGGGAAAATAAACGTATTATTTGTCAAAATATAGACTAAATCATCATACGAAAGTCGGGTATTTGATGGTAAGATAATGAAAAAGAAGCGATAAAAAGGGGAAAAAACAATGGTCACTTTATTCCGAAGCAAACAACCTACTAAAAATGCCGTCGTCTTGCAACCAGAGAAATTTTTGGATCAAGTAGAGTTAAATGTCGACAATCATCCAGAAATTGCAAAACAAATTGCGATGATTCATTTAACAAAAGAAGATTTAGCGATTATTCGGCAATTACATGAATTCGTTATCCCACATTTAGATGAAATGACAACAGACTTCTATGACGCAGTGGAACTTGGTTCGGGATTGATGCAAATTATCGAAAAAAATAGCAGTGTCGAACGATTAAAAGTAACACTTCGTCGTCATATAGAAGAAATGTTCCATGGCACGGTGAATGAAGCATACATAAAACAACGAATTACCATTGCTCATGTGCATGTTCGAATTGGATTAGGAACTAAATGGTACATGGGTTCATTCCAAGCATTTGTATCAGCTTTAACCGACATTATCATGAACTTAGAAATGAAGAAGGAAGATCATGCAAAGTCAATTAAAGCTGTGACGAAAATCTTAAATCTGGAGCAACAATTAGTGATTGAAGCGTATGATGCCCAACACGATCGAATTCGAGAAAAAGCGGCAGATGAAAAATCCAAGTTAATCCATTCAGTTCGAGTGACTGCAGAAGATTTAGCTGCGATTAGTGAACAAACGAGTGCGTCCATTCAACAACTATCTTCCGAATCGGACGAAATCGCAAACTTCACCCAACAAGGCTTGAATTTAGTCACCTCTACAGACGAAAAATCACAAACTGGAAAAGTGTTACTAGACCAACAAAGTGGACAAATGAATTCCATCTTAGAGAGCGTCGAAGTGCTTGAAACAACCATGAACCGATTACGTGATTCTTCCCAAAAAATCAGTGAGATCGTGGGCTTAGTAACATCTATCGCAGATCAAACCAACTTGCTTGCGTTAAATGCTTCCATTGAAGCAGCGCGGGCAGGAGAACACGGTAGAGGATTTGCTGTCGTTGCAGACGAAGTAAGAAAATTAGCGGAAGAAACAAAATCAGCCGTACAAAACGTTTCCGAGTTAATTGCTGAAACCGAAAGCAGCATCTCCAACATGGAGAATTCTGTCACACACGTGGACCAAAAAATCAATGACTCCGTTTCCACTCAAGCGGACTTGTCATCTAGCTTCTACTCCATTGTCGATGCAATGACAGGGATTAAAGATCAAAGCGAGCGCACGACAAACCAAATCGCTACAATGGCAAATGTCTTAGAAGAACTAACAGCCGCAACGTCTCAAGTAGCTTCTTCTTCGGACAACTTAATGACATCCATTCAAGATATATAATTACCTTCCCCTTGCGATTCACTCGCTGGGGGTTTTTGTTTTAGTACGATATTCGTCGTTTTGGAGGTCGCAAACACGCTTCGTGGTTGGAAGAAAATGGCTCATTGCATGTTTTTTGCGTTTATTAACAGGAGATTTCCGTTTTTTGCATGTTTTGAGGCAAAACTTGCATGTTTTACAGAGAAAGTTGCACGATTTTCACGCTCACTGACAGGACTTTAACCGAAGTAGAAGGCACTGATCAAGGACATTGCATGAAAAAAATAGAAATAGATTAGTAACTTCCAAAATTCTGGTAGTATATTTATTCATAAATATGGTATCTTAAGTTAATTTCATGAAAGGAGTAAAGACTTGATATTAAAATATTTAAGTGAAAAATCTACAGAGATTTCTGCGCTCGAAAGTGCATTAGAGAGATTGAATCCCCATCATTCTTCTTATGCCTATCTGGAACAAACCCTTTATCGGAAAAAATCTGGTATCGCTGGTGAACTCCAACTTCAAAAACTCCTCAACACTAAAACCTTACTTTACGATAATTTCATTCTGTTTGATTTGCATCTTTTCTCTTCTGGCCTATTCCAAATTGATTGTTTACTAGTTACACGATCCTTTGTTTTGGTTTTAGAAATGAAGAATATTGCTGGAAGTATAGTGATCCAT
The Paenisporosarcina cavernae genome window above contains:
- a CDS encoding globin-coupled sensor protein, which gives rise to MVTLFRSKQPTKNAVVLQPEKFLDQVELNVDNHPEIAKQIAMIHLTKEDLAIIRQLHEFVIPHLDEMTTDFYDAVELGSGLMQIIEKNSSVERLKVTLRRHIEEMFHGTVNEAYIKQRITIAHVHVRIGLGTKWYMGSFQAFVSALTDIIMNLEMKKEDHAKSIKAVTKILNLEQQLVIEAYDAQHDRIREKAADEKSKLIHSVRVTAEDLAAISEQTSASIQQLSSESDEIANFTQQGLNLVTSTDEKSQTGKVLLDQQSGQMNSILESVEVLETTMNRLRDSSQKISEIVGLVTSIADQTNLLALNASIEAARAGEHGRGFAVVADEVRKLAEETKSAVQNVSELIAETESSISNMENSVTHVDQKINDSVSTQADLSSSFYSIVDAMTGIKDQSERTTNQIATMANVLEELTAATSQVASSSDNLMTSIQDI